In a single window of the Flavobacterium sp. W4I14 genome:
- a CDS encoding cyclase (product_source=KO:K02500; cath_funfam=3.20.20.70; cog=COG0107,COG2852; ko=KO:K02500; pfam=PF00977,PF04480; superfamily=51366,52980; tigrfam=TIGR00735), with the protein MNSRKAKPPLGGWGLNVDDFDFLQVNEPNMFYGASNIIFENAKRLRNNVTEAENLLWHVISNKQLGAKFRRQHPISCFIADFYCHEAKLIIELDGSIHDLPEVINNDIERQKVLEGFGIKVMRFKNAKLYNNLDSVLEKINEAIQAKQFASPPLGGRGLSKRIIPCLDVKDGRTVKGVNFVDLRDAGDPVELAAQYAQQGADELVFLDITATHERRKTMIEMVKSVARQLNIPFTIGGGITEIADAEALLNAGADKISINSAAVRNPKLIEALAKTFGVQFVVLAVDTKYVNGKNMVHLNGGRLITELETENWIKQAEDLGAGEILLTSMDHDGTKAGFDCGLLSKVNQMINIPIIASGGAGSIAHFTEVFQKANVDAALAASVFHYGEILIPDLKQELKRNHIPVRI; encoded by the coding sequence ATGAATAGCAGAAAAGCTAAGCCCCCTTTAGGGGGTTGGGGGTTAAATGTGGATGATTTTGACTTTTTACAAGTCAATGAACCTAATATGTTCTATGGTGCATCAAATATAATTTTTGAAAATGCTAAACGGCTAAGAAACAATGTTACTGAAGCTGAAAATTTGCTATGGCATGTTATCAGTAATAAGCAATTAGGAGCAAAATTTAGAAGACAACACCCTATTTCATGTTTTATCGCTGACTTTTACTGTCATGAAGCAAAATTAATCATCGAATTAGATGGAAGCATCCATGATCTACCAGAGGTTATTAATAATGATATTGAAAGACAAAAAGTTCTCGAAGGATTTGGAATTAAGGTAATGAGATTCAAAAACGCTAAACTTTACAATAATTTAGACTCAGTTTTGGAAAAGATAAATGAAGCCATACAGGCTAAGCAGTTTGCATCTCCCCCTTTAGGGGGCAGGGGGCTTTCAAAAAGAATAATCCCTTGTTTAGACGTTAAAGACGGCCGTACGGTAAAAGGTGTAAACTTTGTTGATTTACGCGATGCGGGTGACCCTGTTGAGCTGGCGGCACAATACGCACAACAAGGTGCCGATGAATTGGTTTTCCTGGATATTACGGCCACCCACGAGCGTCGGAAAACGATGATTGAAATGGTTAAATCAGTTGCCAGACAATTAAATATTCCTTTTACCATTGGCGGCGGGATAACCGAAATTGCCGATGCTGAAGCGTTATTAAATGCAGGAGCGGACAAAATCAGCATCAATTCGGCAGCAGTTCGGAATCCTAAATTGATTGAAGCCCTGGCTAAAACCTTTGGGGTGCAGTTTGTGGTTTTGGCAGTCGACACCAAATATGTAAACGGCAAAAATATGGTCCACTTAAATGGAGGAAGACTAATTACCGAACTGGAAACCGAAAACTGGATTAAACAGGCCGAAGATTTAGGTGCTGGAGAGATTTTGTTAACTTCGATGGACCACGATGGCACCAAAGCAGGTTTTGATTGCGGATTGCTAAGCAAAGTAAACCAAATGATCAATATCCCGATTATAGCATCAGGCGGAGCAGGTAGTATTGCGCATTTTACTGAGGTTTTTCAAAAGGCCAATGTTGATGCCGCACTTGCGGCTTCCGTATTTCATTATGGCGAAATTTTAATCCCTGATCTAAAACAAGAATTAAAAAGGAATCATATTCCGGTAAGGATCTAA
- a CDS encoding glutamine amidotransferase (product_source=KO:K02501; cath_funfam=3.40.50.880; cog=COG0118; ko=KO:K02501; pfam=PF00117; superfamily=52317; tigrfam=TIGR01855) translates to MIGIVNYGAGNIFSLAAALDRLNVTYGMVNTENDLEKYSHIIIPGVGHAGAAMEKLKGTGLVEAIKKLTKPVLGICVGMQLITEHSEEGDAALLNIVPIKTKKFDKSLNIKIPHMGWNAVSPKNNSLFEGVEDNTQFYFVHSYFIEYNPTFDIASADYGLKFSAAVQKDNFYGVQFHPEKSGKAGELVLKNFSNLSL, encoded by the coding sequence ATGATTGGAATAGTAAATTACGGAGCAGGCAACATCTTCTCCCTTGCCGCAGCTTTAGATCGCTTAAATGTGACTTATGGTATGGTAAACACCGAAAACGACCTTGAAAAATATAGCCACATCATCATTCCTGGTGTTGGCCACGCGGGTGCCGCCATGGAAAAATTAAAGGGAACGGGCTTGGTTGAAGCCATTAAAAAACTAACAAAACCTGTGCTTGGCATCTGTGTGGGCATGCAGCTCATAACAGAACATTCGGAAGAGGGCGATGCAGCGCTTTTAAATATCGTTCCCATTAAAACCAAAAAATTCGATAAGTCGCTGAATATCAAAATACCACACATGGGATGGAATGCGGTTAGTCCGAAAAACAATTCGCTATTTGAAGGTGTTGAAGATAATACACAATTTTACTTTGTGCATTCGTACTTTATTGAATATAACCCTACTTTTGACATCGCATCTGCTGATTATGGTTTGAAGTTTTCGGCAGCAGTGCAAAAAGATAATTTTTATGGCGTTCAATTTCACCCCGAAAAATCGGGAAAAGCCGGCGAACTAGTATTAAAAAATTTTTCAAACTTAAGCTTATAA
- a CDS encoding WD40 repeat protein (product_source=COG2319; cath_funfam=2.130.10.10; cog=COG2319; pfam=PF00400; smart=SM00320; superfamily=50998), with protein MLKHLQTLPGHQNPVYALANSDEDGIFFSAGNDKGVVEWSLHTMAFVKVKMPVQSSVYCLHYYNQQLFIGERSGAFSVYDFNDQKVIARINAHTKPIFNIQTVKGKNELLTTGEDGTVAVWSLVDFTEIYRFQVAYDTVRAIAIAPNESEVAFGCKDHLIRIYNLADYSLKQSLEGHSLPVTSLAYHPTGKYLISGSRDAQLKIWDLPSYELRETVPAHMFTVYDIAFHPSLPYFATSSQDKSIKLWDAENFKLFKILSLEKAGTGHTHSINKIIWSHDGKYLISTGDDRQVMVWEME; from the coding sequence ATGCTCAAACACCTACAAACCCTTCCTGGTCACCAAAACCCTGTATATGCTTTAGCCAATTCGGATGAGGATGGTATATTTTTCAGTGCAGGAAACGATAAGGGCGTTGTAGAATGGTCGTTACATACGATGGCTTTTGTAAAGGTTAAAATGCCGGTGCAGAGCTCGGTATATTGTTTGCACTATTACAATCAACAACTATTTATCGGTGAACGCAGTGGTGCGTTTAGTGTTTATGATTTTAATGACCAGAAAGTAATTGCAAGGATCAATGCACATACCAAACCCATTTTCAATATACAAACTGTAAAGGGTAAAAATGAGCTTTTAACCACTGGTGAAGATGGAACAGTTGCAGTGTGGTCATTAGTAGACTTTACAGAGATTTACCGGTTTCAGGTAGCTTACGATACCGTTAGGGCTATTGCAATTGCACCTAACGAAAGTGAAGTGGCCTTTGGTTGCAAGGATCATCTGATCAGGATTTATAACCTGGCTGATTATAGTCTCAAACAATCTCTCGAAGGCCATTCATTACCTGTAACTTCCTTGGCATATCATCCAACTGGTAAATACTTAATTTCGGGAAGCAGGGATGCGCAATTAAAAATATGGGATCTTCCAAGCTATGAGCTTAGGGAAACGGTTCCGGCACATATGTTTACTGTTTACGATATTGCCTTTCACCCCAGCCTGCCTTATTTCGCCACGAGCAGTCAGGACAAAAGCATTAAACTCTGGGATGCAGAGAACTTTAAACTGTTTAAAATATTAAGCTTAGAGAAAGCTGGAACCGGCCATACCCACTCCATTAATAAGATCATCTGGAGCCATGATGGTAAATACCTCATTTCTACAGGAGATGACAGGCAGGTAATGGTTTGGGAGATGGAATAA
- a CDS encoding hypothetical protein (product_source=Hypo-rule applied; cath_funfam=3.30.1490.180), with translation MMNLYNLTYSEILEALNKMDAVHEIVVEKEAFIPEADLILCRFKGERFNLKYDLNTGQI, from the coding sequence ATGATGAATTTGTACAATTTAACCTATTCGGAAATCTTAGAAGCATTAAATAAAATGGATGCTGTACATGAAATTGTAGTAGAAAAAGAAGCTTTTATTCCTGAAGCAGACCTTATCCTTTGCAGATTTAAAGGAGAAAGGTTTAACCTAAAATATGATTTAAATACGGGCCAGATATAG
- a CDS encoding hypothetical protein (product_source=Hypo-rule applied; cath_funfam=2.60.40.1120; pfam=PF13715; superfamily=49464) yields MPSKFKIQISNPCHEEWEGMQADANGKFCGSCQKSVVDFTHFTDAALKQWFNQNQGGSCGRFKPEQLDRLIRVKENYRLNRFKPSLIAASLLAFLSVPKLSDAKVVITPFTQTDRYRKKTPFEEKTEILGDTLKTIKGRVVDKDDKQPLPSVSVMVNNRLAFASTDQKGNFEIKLPSDFNAKNCTLTITYIGYKPLNSLVDLADNKNLNLELCLSGEIMGDIVVTRTPFWKRVYFKMRNQLRDVNPFYTNKK; encoded by the coding sequence ATGCCATCTAAATTTAAAATTCAAATCTCAAATCCTTGCCATGAAGAATGGGAGGGAATGCAAGCTGATGCAAATGGAAAATTTTGTGGCTCCTGTCAAAAATCGGTTGTAGATTTCACTCATTTTACTGATGCGGCGCTAAAACAGTGGTTTAACCAAAATCAAGGGGGGAGTTGTGGTAGGTTTAAGCCGGAGCAGCTTGATCGTTTAATCCGTGTGAAAGAGAATTATAGACTCAATAGATTTAAACCAAGCCTGATTGCAGCATCTTTACTGGCTTTTTTGAGTGTTCCGAAGTTAAGTGACGCCAAAGTAGTTATAACACCTTTTACTCAAACAGATCGATACCGCAAGAAGACTCCTTTTGAAGAAAAAACAGAAATTTTAGGCGATACCTTAAAAACAATAAAAGGCAGGGTGGTAGATAAAGATGACAAGCAGCCACTTCCTTCAGTATCTGTTATGGTAAACAACCGGTTGGCTTTTGCTTCTACCGATCAAAAAGGAAATTTTGAAATTAAATTACCTTCAGATTTTAATGCTAAGAACTGTACTTTAACTATAACTTACATTGGCTATAAGCCTTTGAATTCGTTGGTAGATTTAGCTGACAATAAAAATCTGAATCTTGAGCTATGTCTTAGCGGTGAAATTATGGGAGATATTGTTGTGACTAGAACGCCCTTCTGGAAAAGAGTATATTTTAAAATGAGAAATCAACTGCGGGATGTCAATCCGTTTTATACAAACAAAAAATAG
- a CDS encoding phosphoribosylformimino-5-aminoimidazole carboxamide ribotide isomerase (product_source=KO:K01814; cath_funfam=3.20.20.70; cog=COG0106; ko=KO:K01814; pfam=PF00977; superfamily=51366; tigrfam=TIGR00007) — translation MYIIPAIDILDGKVVRLREGDYNQKTEYDVSIPEMIEKYRSNGTDFIHIIDLNGAKGDFSNQKALFEIIKKTEMKVQYGGGIRTIEQVTNLLDAGIHRVIVGTQAITNPDFLPQLSEAFAKKDDYANRIVIAIDVLDEVIKYSGWMESSPIKLMDYVDKCLSLGFFRFLCTDISKDGKLGGAAIDLYQKLLEHSPMIKLIASGGVSSMQDIYDLAKYPIRSVVVGKAIYEDRITIEEIKEWNLKALSSI, via the coding sequence ATGTACATAATACCTGCTATTGATATTTTGGATGGAAAAGTTGTCCGTCTTCGTGAAGGCGATTACAACCAAAAAACGGAATATGATGTTTCAATCCCCGAAATGATAGAAAAATACCGTTCAAATGGTACAGATTTCATCCATATTATTGATTTAAACGGAGCCAAAGGCGATTTTAGCAATCAAAAAGCACTTTTCGAGATCATTAAAAAAACCGAAATGAAAGTGCAGTATGGTGGTGGCATCAGAACCATAGAGCAGGTTACCAATTTGCTTGATGCCGGCATTCATCGCGTAATTGTAGGTACACAGGCCATTACAAATCCCGATTTCTTACCTCAATTAAGTGAAGCCTTTGCTAAAAAAGACGATTATGCAAACCGCATAGTAATTGCAATTGATGTTTTAGATGAGGTAATCAAATATTCGGGCTGGATGGAAAGCTCGCCGATTAAACTGATGGATTACGTTGACAAATGTCTTTCGTTAGGATTTTTCCGTTTCTTATGCACCGATATCAGTAAAGATGGAAAATTAGGCGGCGCAGCGATCGATTTATACCAAAAACTGCTTGAACATTCGCCTATGATTAAACTGATTGCATCAGGTGGTGTAAGTTCAATGCAGGATATTTACGATCTGGCCAAATACCCAATTAGAAGTGTCGTGGTAGGAAAAGCCATTTACGAAGACCGCATTACCATCGAAGAAATTAAAGAGTGGAACTTGAAAGCGTTGTCAAGTATCTAA
- a CDS encoding phosphoribosyl-ATP pyrophosphohydrolase/phosphoribosyl-AMP cyclohydrolase (product_source=KO:K11755; cath_funfam=1.10.287.1080; cog=COG0139,COG0140; ko=KO:K11755; pfam=PF01502,PF01503; superfamily=141734; tigrfam=TIGR03188), whose translation MNIDKSTLDWDKTAGLLPVIIQDYKTLEVLMLGYMNAEALEKTQAEGKVTFFSRSKNRLWTKGETSNNFLFVKELFVDCDNDTILIKADAVGPTCHTGSRSCFKTDFNQNFIFELENIINDRYENPVEGSYINKMRNKGLNKIAQKVGEEGVETVIAALAESEEELIGEASDLVFHLLFLLKEKGLSIQDIAKNLEKRH comes from the coding sequence ATGAATATCGATAAATCAACCCTTGACTGGGATAAAACAGCTGGCTTACTTCCTGTAATTATTCAGGATTACAAAACTTTAGAGGTTTTAATGCTGGGCTATATGAATGCTGAAGCACTGGAAAAAACGCAGGCCGAAGGCAAGGTAACTTTCTTTTCGCGTTCTAAAAACCGTCTTTGGACAAAAGGTGAAACCAGCAATAACTTTTTGTTTGTTAAAGAACTTTTTGTAGACTGTGATAACGACACCATTCTGATTAAAGCGGATGCTGTTGGTCCAACCTGCCATACTGGTAGCCGTAGCTGTTTTAAAACAGATTTTAACCAAAACTTTATTTTCGAACTCGAAAATATCATTAATGATCGATATGAAAATCCTGTTGAGGGTTCTTACATCAACAAAATGCGTAACAAGGGACTAAATAAAATTGCCCAAAAAGTGGGTGAAGAAGGGGTAGAAACGGTTATCGCAGCATTAGCAGAATCGGAAGAAGAACTCATTGGAGAAGCATCTGATCTTGTTTTCCACCTTTTATTTTTATTGAAAGAAAAAGGCTTATCGATTCAGGATATAGCGAAGAATTTAGAGAAAAGACATTAA